ATAGCAGAAGTTTCACCTCTTACTCCTCAGGCAGAGGATGTACTTATAATGGAAATCAACTTTATGTAGGCAAAAGAGGTGGCTGCTATTATTACACTGGAAACAGTAAACAATATGTAGACCGTTCCTATTGCTCAGGGTGTAACTAAGCTTTTATCACCCTGCTTTCAATCAAAAAAACTAAAAACACTCATCATATATCAAAAAAGCGAAGATCTCTCTTCGCTTTTATTATTTTCTGACCATTTCCGTATGCGGAATATCGTCTTCCAGATATTTTTTTCCGGTATCTTCAAATCCGAATCCGGAGTAAAACCTCAGTAAATAATCCTGTGCAGAAATTCTTACTGCTGTTGTATGAAAACGGTTTTCTATCGTCTCCACAGCATATTGTATCAACTGCTTTCCTAAATTCTTTCCTCTTGCTATTTCAGTAGTAAGAACTCTTCCTATAGAAGTCTCATCATATTTGATACCCTTATCAAAAATACGGCAGTAAGCAAGAATATCTCCATGTTCCTCTGCCCATATATGAATAGCTTTCTGATCATAATTATCCAGATCAGGATAAGGGCAGTTCTGCTCTATGACAAATACATCAATACGTGCTTTCAAAATAGCATACAGCTCCGGTACGGTAAACTCATCAAACGTTTTGATCTTCCAGACTATATTACTCATCAAAAGTGACATGATTAAGCGTTAAAAAGTCGTTTGTCTTTTCAATGAAATCCAGAATTTCACCGCAGCCTTCCTTCTTTTCAGCCGAAGTAACATATAATTCCGGCAGATCTTCCCAGGCCTTATGCAGTTCATTCTTGTAATTTTCTACATTCTGAATGGCAACATTGGGTTTCAGCTTATCAACTTTTGTGAAAACAATGGAAAAAGGAACTCCGCTTTCTCCACACCACTGAATAAACTCCAGATCAATTTTTTGCGGAGTATGCCGGGAATCTACCAAAACAAAAAGATTCACCAGATTCCTCCTGTTTAAAATATAATTGGTGATCAGCTTTTCAAAATCCTTTCTTATAGACTTGGAAACTTTGGCATAACCATACCCCGGTAAATCGGTAAGATACCAGTTTTCATTTACTAAAAAATGATTGATCAGCTGTGTTTTTCCCGGAGTCTGTGAAGTTTTGGCCAGATCTTTATGATTCATCATCGCATTGATCAGGGACGATTTTCCTACATTAGACCTTCCGATAAAAGCATATTCAGGAAGTGTAGGCTCAGGACAGTCCTGCCATTTTCCGCTGCTCTTTACAAAATTTGCTGTTTTAATAACCATTTCTCGAATATTTTTAGAAAAATAAACCATTAAGAAAAGCTCTTAATGGTCATTTATATGTTGTATGTATTTACACTTTATCTTTTAACCAGCTGTACAGAGTTTCGTTGAACTCATCCGGTTTTTCCATCATGGCAGCATGTCCACAGTGATCAAGCCAGAACAGATCTGAATTCGGGATAAACTTATGCATATCCTCTGCTACTTCCGGTGGTGTTACATTATCCTGTTTTCCCCAGATCAGACAAGTCGGGGTTTTAATCTTCGGAAGATCATTCAGCATGTTGTGCTTGATGGCACTTCTTGCCAGCATCACCGTTTTGATTCCTTTCATTCTGTCGTTCACTACAGAAAATACTTCATCTACAAGATCTTCTGTTGCAATCGCCGGGTCGTAAAAAACCTCTTCCGTTTTCTTTCTGATATAGGAACGGTCATTCTTTCGGGGAAAACTATCTCCGAAAGTTCTTTCGTACAGACCTGAACTTCCGGTAAGAACAAGATTCTTTACCAGATCCGGTCTTGCCAGGGTTAAAATAAGCCCAACATGACCTCCCATTGAGTTTCCTACAATAGTAACAGGTCCTGAAATATGGCTCTCAATAAACTTGATAATATATTTTGCAAGCGTGGTAAGATTCGTATTGAGTACCGGCAGATCATAGATCGGCAGCTGAGGCACATATACCTTGAAACCTCTTTCCGAAAAAAAATCTACCATTTTATCGAAATTACTCAAACCACCCATTAAACCGTGCAACAGCACCAATGGATGTCCTTCTCCCGCCTCTACAAAAGTATATTTCTTTTCTTTTTTTGTACTAAATATCATATAATGCCTTAATAAAGCCTTGCAAAAATACAAATTAAACCTCAAAAATATTTTGATTACCCTAATTTAAAATAAAAATAATATAATCTCCCCCTTTTTCTTCATTTTTTTCAAAACCACTTTAGTATGGCCTAAATAAGACTTTTCACAACAATCCGGATACCAGCTACTTATCCCTTAAAAACTAAATCTTTAATAAAACTT
This region of Chryseobacterium vaccae genomic DNA includes:
- a CDS encoding GNAT family N-acetyltransferase, whose amino-acid sequence is MSNIVWKIKTFDEFTVPELYAILKARIDVFVIEQNCPYPDLDNYDQKAIHIWAEEHGDILAYCRIFDKGIKYDETSIGRVLTTEIARGKNLGKQLIQYAVETIENRFHTTAVRISAQDYLLRFYSGFGFEDTGKKYLEDDIPHTEMVRK
- the yihA gene encoding ribosome biogenesis GTP-binding protein YihA/YsxC; this translates as MVIKTANFVKSSGKWQDCPEPTLPEYAFIGRSNVGKSSLINAMMNHKDLAKTSQTPGKTQLINHFLVNENWYLTDLPGYGYAKVSKSIRKDFEKLITNYILNRRNLVNLFVLVDSRHTPQKIDLEFIQWCGESGVPFSIVFTKVDKLKPNVAIQNVENYKNELHKAWEDLPELYVTSAEKKEGCGEILDFIEKTNDFLTLNHVTFDE
- a CDS encoding alpha/beta fold hydrolase, with amino-acid sequence MIFSTKKEKKYTFVEAGEGHPLVLLHGLMGGLSNFDKMVDFFSERGFKVYVPQLPIYDLPVLNTNLTTLAKYIIKFIESHISGPVTIVGNSMGGHVGLILTLARPDLVKNLVLTGSSGLYERTFGDSFPRKNDRSYIRKKTEEVFYDPAIATEDLVDEVFSVVNDRMKGIKTVMLARSAIKHNMLNDLPKIKTPTCLIWGKQDNVTPPEVAEDMHKFIPNSDLFWLDHCGHAAMMEKPDEFNETLYSWLKDKV